A single window of Chloroflexota bacterium DNA harbors:
- a CDS encoding GAF domain-containing protein: MKRQWVAFPSGLEGKLVVIVFLGITLFFWVLYFGGLWMAQETMGQGLAEGLDSLLSWWRWGRVLAGLGFAGVLALAWFAIHRMSTPMKRLTSAAQVLARGGLETPIPTTGLGEAETLAQALETMRQRLHEAQQELKGWGDMLETKVKERTRELSTLYEVSTILGSGQELRERLKQALARLVPNNSTLALVALLDRKEQRLRVLAAHGAREEGTQGLEIDLMDLPPTLAQAVTQGKGTLIFTEPSLIPEKLKAMPLFKDKRTLVIIPLMANQEALGSVILTGPHTLAFTAEEFRLLGTFASNTAMAIRHAISYEELKEKTEQLSATWEIAKVLISSLKIEEGFMAFAREVKRLVDLERAEAVLEEGNGEITEMALDLGQGVLEKGEEEIRALKKTPLEWLKVHRKPHLILDLKLEDHFPIDQVYAQRGYRSVLRLPLVTRDTVWGYLALLSCHPQAFGLREIQVLEPVIAQLTVATENYRLFQGQGRHLERLTLLSELLTRLGSNLSLEDAVENVLRSARQLLGGGEAIFSLYDPQTHELRSSSFLDSQGSFQFQASPHINPSEATNRVVYLTGQPIVYPGSETSPLEAGAGSLIAVPVLLGTTPLGVLTLYFPDPHPFGQEDIQLLFTLGRAAAVAVHNARLFAQVGEVEALRHLSRLKTEFVSRVSHELRSPLTMLVGYSELMIKKEQVPAKLQPMVQRIYDQARHMTTIVDDLLDISRIETGTLELKSENVDLNRLIEACVNDYQASCLKHSFDACLKEIQLVEIDPARISQVLRNLLSNAVKYSPRGGTIRVSSRRNGAGVIVSVSDEGIGIPREEQERIFEKFYRGKSEQVGRVRGTGLGLSISKHLVEAHGGRIWLESRAGQGSTFFFSIPVRKGGECTEY; the protein is encoded by the coding sequence ATGAAACGGCAGTGGGTTGCGTTCCCCTCGGGGCTGGAGGGGAAGTTGGTCGTTATTGTCTTTCTGGGTATTACCCTCTTCTTCTGGGTGCTCTATTTTGGAGGGCTCTGGATGGCCCAGGAGACAATGGGGCAGGGCCTGGCAGAAGGGCTGGATTCCCTTCTCTCCTGGTGGAGGTGGGGGAGAGTCCTGGCGGGGCTGGGCTTTGCGGGGGTACTGGCCCTGGCTTGGTTTGCCATCCACAGGATGTCCACCCCGATGAAGAGGCTCACCTCCGCCGCCCAGGTCCTGGCCCGGGGGGGCCTGGAGACCCCCATCCCCACCACCGGCCTGGGGGAGGCAGAGACCCTGGCCCAGGCCCTGGAGACAATGCGGCAGAGGCTCCATGAGGCACAGCAGGAACTGAAGGGCTGGGGCGACATGCTGGAGACCAAGGTAAAGGAAAGGACCAGGGAGCTTTCCACCCTATACGAGGTGTCCACCATTCTGGGGTCGGGGCAGGAGCTGAGAGAGAGGCTGAAACAGGCCCTGGCCCGGCTGGTGCCCAACAACTCCACCCTGGCCCTTGTCGCCCTGCTGGACAGGAAGGAGCAGCGCCTGAGAGTCCTGGCTGCTCACGGGGCCAGGGAGGAGGGGACCCAGGGCCTGGAAATAGACCTGATGGACCTCCCCCCAACCCTGGCCCAGGCCGTTACCCAGGGCAAGGGAACCCTTATCTTCACCGAGCCTTCCCTCATACCGGAAAAGCTAAAAGCCATGCCCCTCTTTAAGGACAAGCGGACCCTGGTCATTATCCCCCTGATGGCCAACCAGGAGGCCCTGGGCTCCGTAATCCTCACCGGCCCTCATACCCTGGCCTTCACCGCCGAGGAGTTCCGCCTTCTGGGCACCTTCGCTTCCAACACAGCTATGGCAATCCGCCATGCCATCTCCTATGAAGAGCTAAAAGAAAAGACGGAGCAGCTTTCCGCCACCTGGGAGATAGCCAAGGTCCTCATCTCCAGCCTCAAGATAGAAGAGGGGTTCATGGCCTTTGCCCGGGAAGTGAAACGCCTGGTGGACCTGGAGCGGGCCGAGGCTGTACTGGAAGAGGGGAACGGCGAGATAACAGAGATGGCCCTGGACCTGGGGCAGGGGGTGCTGGAAAAGGGGGAGGAGGAGATAAGGGCCCTGAAGAAGACCCCCCTGGAATGGCTGAAAGTCCACCGCAAGCCCCATCTCATCCTGGACCTCAAGCTGGAGGACCACTTCCCCATAGACCAGGTCTATGCCCAGCGGGGATATCGCTCCGTCCTGCGCCTGCCCCTCGTGACCCGGGACACAGTGTGGGGCTACCTGGCCCTTCTCAGTTGCCACCCCCAGGCCTTCGGCCTCCGAGAGATACAGGTGCTGGAGCCCGTCATTGCCCAGCTGACAGTAGCTACCGAGAACTACCGGCTGTTTCAGGGCCAGGGGCGCCACCTGGAGAGGCTGACGCTCCTCTCCGAGCTCCTCACGCGGCTGGGTTCTAATCTGTCCCTGGAGGACGCGGTTGAAAATGTCCTGCGCAGCGCCCGGCAGCTCCTTGGGGGCGGGGAGGCCATCTTTTCCCTTTACGACCCCCAGACTCATGAACTGCGCTCCAGCTCCTTCCTGGACAGCCAGGGCTCTTTCCAGTTCCAGGCCAGCCCCCACATCAACCCCTCCGAAGCCACCAACAGGGTGGTGTATCTCACCGGACAGCCCATCGTCTACCCCGGCTCGGAGACATCCCCGCTGGAGGCCGGGGCCGGCTCTCTGATAGCGGTGCCCGTCCTTCTCGGGACCACCCCCCTGGGGGTCCTTACCCTGTATTTTCCCGACCCCCATCCCTTTGGCCAGGAGGACATCCAGCTCCTGTTCACCCTGGGGCGGGCGGCGGCGGTAGCCGTGCATAATGCCCGCCTCTTTGCCCAGGTAGGGGAGGTGGAGGCCCTGCGCCACCTCAGCAGACTTAAGACAGAATTTGTCTCCCGGGTCTCCCACGAGCTCCGCTCCCCCCTCACCATGCTGGTGGGCTACTCCGAGCTCATGATAAAGAAGGAGCAGGTCCCCGCCAAGCTCCAGCCCATGGTGCAACGCATCTATGACCAGGCCAGGCACATGACCACTATCGTGGACGACCTGCTGGATATCTCCCGCATTGAGACGGGGACCCTGGAGCTGAAAAGTGAGAATGTTGACCTCAACAGGCTGATTGAGGCCTGTGTCAACGACTACCAGGCTTCCTGCCTCAAGCACTCCTTTGATGCCTGCCTGAAAGAGATACAACTGGTGGAGATAGACCCCGCCCGCATCTCCCAGGTCCTGCGCAACCTGCTGAGCAATGCTGTTAAGTACTCCCCCAGGGGGGGCACCATCCGGGTCTCCTCCCGGAGAAACGGGGCCGGGGTGATAGTGAGTGTCTCGGACGAAGGCATCGGCATCCCCAGGGAGGAGCAGGAGAGAATCTTTGAGAAGTTCTACCGGGGCAAAAGCGAACAAGTAGGCAGGGTTCGGGGGACAGGCCTGGGCCTGAGCATCTCCAAACACCTGGTGGAGGCCCACGGAGGCCGCATCTGGCTGGAGAGCCGGGCGGGCCAGGGCTCCACCTTCTTCTTCTCCATCCCTGTAAGAAAAGGGGGCGAATGCACCGAATACTGA
- a CDS encoding GGDEF domain-containing protein, whose translation MEKGLKDPLSDLCNGALFTLKGLGYPHTALFLKRGRKLELLASRGRLSGLKITGGNLPRKMPSSVVFHLKSGRRLRGYLVLEKGDRVLSPGERELLGGLARLLGQALEALEKAQQEGLVDSLTGVYNRNYLEKRLEEELARARRKGRPFSLVLVDTHGLKEINDRYGHVVGDEALKAVARLFRDNLRVGDGVARYGGDEFVLLMPEVSAQEAERAMGRLTGVFSRSCFSAGGEEYPLPAFGYGVATFPQDGEGPAQILSAADQALVRAKTRLV comes from the coding sequence GTGGAAAAGGGCCTGAAGGACCCCCTGTCGGACCTCTGTAATGGTGCCCTCTTTACCCTGAAGGGGCTGGGCTATCCTCACACTGCCCTTTTCCTCAAAAGGGGCAGGAAGCTGGAACTGTTGGCCTCCCGTGGCCGCCTTTCCGGACTGAAGATTACCGGGGGGAACCTGCCCCGGAAGATGCCTTCCAGCGTGGTCTTTCACCTGAAATCGGGGCGCAGGCTGCGGGGCTATCTGGTCCTGGAAAAGGGGGACCGGGTCCTCTCCCCGGGTGAGCGGGAGCTTCTGGGGGGGCTGGCCCGGCTCCTGGGGCAGGCGCTGGAGGCCCTGGAAAAGGCTCAGCAGGAGGGCCTGGTGGACAGCCTAACCGGGGTCTATAACCGGAACTACCTGGAGAAGCGCCTGGAGGAGGAGCTGGCCCGGGCCCGGAGAAAGGGGCGTCCCTTTTCCCTGGTGCTGGTGGACACCCACGGTCTGAAGGAAATCAACGACCGCTACGGCCATGTGGTGGGGGACGAGGCCCTGAAGGCCGTGGCCCGGCTGTTCCGGGACAACCTGAGGGTGGGCGACGGGGTGGCCCGCTACGGGGGGGATGAGTTCGTCCTCCTCATGCCCGAGGTCTCGGCCCAGGAGGCTGAGAGGGCCATGGGCCGGTTGACGGGCGTCTTTTCTCGCTCCTGCTTTTCCGCAGGGGGTGAGGAGTACCCCCTCCCCGCCTTTGGCTACGGGGTAGCCACCTTTCCCCAGGACGGGGAGGGCCCGGCCCAGATCCTTTCCGCCGCCGACCAGGCCCTCGTCAGGGCCAAGACCCGGCTGGTCTAA
- a CDS encoding ABC transporter permease yields MLGIVIGVASVISLLALGSGAQQMVAGQIQGLGSNLLWVYPGPPTEMGMRGLVGTGSSLTLEDARALMDPERAPSVAAVAPQVNTTVPVVAGGLNTTTFVRGVTPEYVQVRNYSLAEGDFFTPQQEESRARVAVLGNQVAQTLFPDGDALEQWLRVGPLRLRVIGVLESKGGAMGMEDDLVLVPITTFQAGLARQTTAGGELSLQVITVQVADRQLVEQAKEEVRAILLERHGSSEEEDFSIISQEDVLQIVGQVTGIFTIFLGAIAGISLLVGGIGIMNIMLVSVTERTREIGIRKAVGAKRRHIMLQFLLEATFLSLAGGIVGILLGMGLSGLVSGIRMGEVALQPAVTLPVVLLSFSLSAAIGIFFGFYPASRAARLDPIQALRYE; encoded by the coding sequence ATGCTGGGGATAGTCATCGGCGTCGCCTCCGTCATCTCCCTTCTGGCCCTGGGCAGCGGTGCCCAGCAGATGGTAGCCGGCCAGATTCAGGGCCTGGGCAGCAACCTCCTCTGGGTCTATCCCGGCCCGCCGACGGAGATGGGCATGAGGGGTCTGGTGGGAACCGGCTCCAGCCTCACCCTGGAAGATGCCCGAGCCCTCATGGACCCGGAGAGGGCCCCTTCGGTAGCGGCCGTGGCCCCCCAGGTCAACACCACCGTCCCGGTAGTGGCCGGGGGACTGAATACCACCACCTTCGTCCGGGGGGTGACCCCGGAGTACGTCCAGGTGCGCAATTACTCCCTGGCGGAAGGGGACTTCTTCACCCCTCAGCAGGAGGAATCCAGGGCGAGGGTTGCGGTCCTGGGGAACCAGGTAGCCCAGACCCTCTTCCCCGATGGCGATGCCTTGGAGCAGTGGCTCCGGGTGGGGCCCCTCCGCCTGCGGGTCATCGGCGTGCTGGAGAGCAAAGGGGGGGCCATGGGAATGGAGGATGACCTGGTCCTGGTCCCCATCACCACCTTCCAGGCAGGGCTGGCCCGCCAGACGACTGCCGGGGGGGAACTCTCCCTCCAGGTCATCACCGTCCAGGTAGCTGACCGCCAGCTGGTAGAACAGGCCAAGGAAGAGGTGAGGGCCATCCTCCTAGAGCGCCACGGCTCCTCCGAGGAGGAGGACTTCAGCATCATCAGCCAGGAGGATGTGCTCCAGATAGTGGGCCAGGTGACGGGCATCTTCACCATTTTCCTGGGAGCCATCGCCGGTATCTCCCTGCTGGTGGGGGGCATCGGCATCATGAACATCATGCTGGTCTCCGTCACCGAGCGCACCCGGGAGATAGGTATCCGCAAAGCGGTGGGGGCCAAGCGGCGCCATATTATGCTCCAGTTCCTTCTGGAGGCCACCTTCCTCAGCCTGGCGGGGGGCATAGTCGGCATCCTCCTGGGGATGGGCCTCTCCGGCCTGGTCTCCGGCATCAGGATGGGCGAGGTGGCCCTTCAGCCCGCCGTCACCCTGCCCGTAGTCCTTCTGTCCTTCTCCCTGTCCGCCGCCATCGGCATCTTCTTCGGTTTCTACCCCGCCTCCCGTGCCGCCCGTCTGGACCCCATCCAGGCCCTCCGGTACGAATAG
- a CDS encoding response regulator yields the protein MHRILIVDDDPDIRTLVAVTLGDSHTIVEAADGMDALCLAKKEAFDLVLLDVMMPGMDGFEACRQLKGDPLTTNTPVIMLTARGTREDLERGREAGADDYFVKPFSPIALLDKIAQVLERGRREKASG from the coding sequence ATGCACCGAATACTGATAGTGGACGATGACCCGGACATAAGGACGCTGGTGGCCGTCACCCTGGGGGACAGCCACACCATCGTGGAGGCCGCTGACGGCATGGACGCCCTTTGCCTGGCCAAGAAGGAAGCTTTTGACCTGGTCCTTCTGGATGTGATGATGCCCGGGATGGACGGCTTTGAAGCCTGCCGCCAGCTCAAGGGGGACCCTTTGACCACCAATACCCCCGTCATAATGCTCACCGCAAGGGGCACCAGGGAGGACCTGGAAAGGGGGAGGGAGGCAGGGGCCGACGACTATTTCGTCAAGCCCTTCAGCCCCATCGCCCTCCTGGACAAGATTGCCCAGGTCCTGGAAAGGGGCCGAAGGGAGAAGGCCAGTGGCTGA
- a CDS encoding ABC transporter ATP-binding protein, which yields MIEMEGITKVYHLGRGQVLALQGVSLKIERGEMAAIMGPSGSGKSTLMNIIGCLDRPTSGSYRLDGEEVSRLSDDALASVRNRKLGFVFQTYNLLPRTSALSNVQLPLIYAGKGGRRGLAWEALKKVGLAQRADHRPNELSGGEQQRVAIARALINRPSLLLADEPTGNLDSRTGEDILKLFEDLHRKEGLTIVLVTHERDIALRAQRRFFIRDGILREEKG from the coding sequence ATGATTGAGATGGAGGGCATCACCAAGGTCTACCATCTGGGGCGGGGGCAGGTGCTTGCCCTCCAGGGGGTGAGTCTGAAGATTGAGCGGGGAGAGATGGCAGCCATCATGGGCCCTTCCGGTTCCGGCAAGTCCACCCTGATGAACATAATAGGCTGCCTGGACCGTCCTACCTCTGGGAGCTACCGCCTGGATGGGGAAGAGGTGAGCCGCCTTTCCGATGATGCCCTGGCCTCGGTGAGGAACCGGAAGCTGGGCTTTGTCTTCCAGACCTATAACCTCCTGCCCCGCACCAGCGCCCTGAGCAATGTGCAGCTGCCCCTCATCTATGCCGGGAAAGGGGGTCGGCGGGGACTGGCCTGGGAGGCCCTGAAGAAGGTGGGGCTGGCCCAGCGGGCCGACCATCGCCCCAATGAGCTTTCCGGCGGGGAACAGCAAAGGGTGGCCATCGCCCGGGCCCTGATAAACAGGCCCTCCCTGCTCTTGGCCGATGAGCCCACGGGGAACCTGGACAGCCGCACCGGGGAGGATATCCTGAAGCTCTTTGAGGACCTCCACCGGAAGGAGGGGCTCACCATTGTCCTGGTAACTCACGAAAGGGATATCGCCCTCCGGGCCCAGAGGCGTTTCTTCATCCGGGACGGAATCCTGCGGGAGGAGAAGGGGTGA
- the leuB gene encoding 3-isopropylmalate dehydrogenase — protein MRFEILVLPGDGIGPEVAAEGVRVLEAVGKRFGHGFLFHYDDVGGIAIDRHGVALRPETLERARKGRAVLLGAVGGPKWDDPLAKVRPEDGLLALRKGLGLFANLRPARAWPMLLDSSPFKPEVLKGVDLIVVRELTGGLYFGRPKKRWQSPRGRRAVDTLAYSEKEIVRILRVGFELARTRSRRLVSVDKANILESSRLWREIATELAPEYPDVELQHMLVDACAMRLVRRPSEFDVIVTENMFGDILTDEASVLAGSLGMLPSASLAGVPQAGKPTFGLYEPVHGSAPKHAGKGIANPLATILSVALLLRYSLGLEEAARAVEKAVEAVLAGGARTRDIMGPSGSYVSTGDMGRLIADRLG, from the coding sequence ATGAGGTTTGAGATTTTGGTCCTCCCCGGCGACGGCATCGGCCCCGAGGTGGCGGCGGAGGGGGTGAGGGTCTTGGAGGCCGTGGGAAAGCGCTTCGGCCACGGGTTCCTTTTCCACTACGACGATGTGGGGGGTATTGCCATAGACAGGCACGGGGTGGCCCTCAGGCCGGAGACTCTGGAAAGGGCAAGGAAAGGCCGGGCGGTGCTCCTGGGGGCGGTGGGGGGGCCCAAGTGGGATGACCCCCTGGCAAAGGTGAGGCCCGAGGATGGCCTCCTGGCCCTGAGGAAGGGACTGGGCCTCTTCGCCAACCTCCGTCCGGCGAGGGCCTGGCCCATGCTCCTGGATTCCTCCCCCTTCAAACCCGAGGTCCTCAAGGGGGTGGACCTCATCGTGGTGCGGGAGCTAACCGGGGGGCTATACTTCGGCCGGCCCAAGAAGCGCTGGCAGAGCCCCCGGGGCCGGAGGGCGGTGGATACCCTGGCCTACTCAGAGAAGGAGATTGTCCGCATCCTGAGGGTGGGCTTTGAGCTGGCCCGGACCCGCAGCCGGAGGCTCGTCTCCGTTGATAAGGCCAATATCCTGGAGTCCTCCCGCCTGTGGCGGGAGATTGCCACGGAGCTGGCCCCGGAGTATCCCGACGTGGAGCTCCAGCACATGCTGGTGGACGCCTGCGCCATGAGGCTCGTCCGCCGCCCCTCGGAGTTTGATGTCATAGTCACCGAGAACATGTTCGGGGACATCCTCACCGATGAGGCCTCGGTGCTGGCGGGGTCCCTGGGCATGCTCCCCTCGGCCAGCCTGGCCGGGGTGCCCCAGGCGGGGAAGCCCACCTTTGGCCTCTACGAGCCGGTCCACGGCTCGGCCCCCAAACATGCGGGGAAAGGTATAGCCAACCCCCTGGCCACCATCCTCTCCGTGGCCCTCCTGCTGAGGTATTCCCTGGGCCTGGAAGAGGCGGCCCGGGCGGTGGAAAAGGCGGTGGAGGCCGTCCTGGCCGGAGGCGCCCGCACCCGTGATATAATGGGGCCATCCGGCAGCTATGTGAGCACGGGGGACATGGGCAGGCTGATAGCTGATAGATTGGGGTAG
- the cimA gene encoding citramalate synthase, with translation MTQVFIYDTTLRDGAQREGLSFSVEDKLKIAKKLDELGIPFVEGGWPGSNPKEEEFFRKARGLKLAQVALVAFGSTRRPGTKAEEDANLLAILGAGVGVACLVGKAWALQVTQVLETSLEENLSMVRDSVAFLRGRGLRVFLDAEHFFEGYKDNPGYALEALRTAAGAGAEVLVLCDTNGGSLPHEIEAGVKAALRIGVPLGIHAHNDGEVAVANSLAAVMAGAVQVQGTINGYGERCGNANLCSIIPALKLKLGIDCLSKAQLSRLTEVSRYVSEIANLAPDAHLPYVGASSFAHKAGLHVSAMMKWDRSYQHIDPALVGNHPRVLVSELSGRSSILFKAREKGFERLEEVEAQKVVERIKALESQGFQYDGAEASFELLLHRAQPGYKPPFELVDFLVVVEKRRRPPQAGEEGLLAEAMVKVKVEGELVHTAAEGNGPVNALDAALRKALVRFYPALERVKLVDYKVRILEESAGTAAQVRVLIESSDGEAEWRTVGASPNIIEASWQALTDSLEYWLWKRA, from the coding sequence TTGACACAGGTCTTTATCTACGACACCACCCTCAGGGATGGGGCCCAGCGGGAGGGGCTGTCCTTCTCGGTGGAGGACAAGCTCAAGATTGCGAAGAAGCTGGACGAGCTGGGCATCCCCTTTGTTGAGGGGGGCTGGCCGGGCTCTAACCCCAAGGAGGAGGAGTTCTTCAGGAAGGCCCGGGGGCTGAAGCTGGCCCAGGTCGCCCTGGTGGCCTTCGGCTCCACCCGCCGGCCAGGGACAAAAGCCGAGGAGGATGCCAACCTCCTGGCCATCCTGGGGGCGGGGGTGGGGGTGGCCTGCCTGGTGGGGAAGGCCTGGGCCCTCCAGGTGACCCAGGTGCTGGAGACCTCTCTTGAGGAAAACCTGAGCATGGTCCGTGACTCGGTGGCCTTTTTGAGGGGCCGGGGCCTGAGGGTCTTTCTTGATGCCGAGCACTTCTTTGAGGGCTATAAGGACAATCCCGGCTATGCTCTTGAGGCCCTGAGGACGGCGGCCGGGGCGGGGGCGGAGGTCCTGGTCCTCTGCGATACCAACGGCGGGTCGTTGCCCCACGAGATAGAAGCCGGGGTGAAGGCTGCCCTGAGAATCGGGGTCCCCCTGGGCATCCATGCCCACAATGACGGCGAGGTGGCGGTGGCCAACAGCCTGGCAGCGGTGATGGCGGGGGCAGTCCAGGTGCAGGGGACAATCAATGGCTACGGGGAACGCTGCGGCAATGCCAACCTCTGCTCCATCATCCCCGCCCTCAAGTTGAAGCTGGGGATAGACTGCCTCAGCAAGGCCCAGCTCTCCCGGCTCACCGAGGTATCCCGCTATGTCAGCGAGATAGCCAACCTGGCCCCCGATGCCCACCTGCCCTATGTGGGGGCCTCCTCCTTTGCCCACAAGGCGGGGCTCCATGTCTCCGCCATGATGAAGTGGGACCGGAGCTATCAGCATATAGACCCCGCCCTGGTGGGCAACCACCCCCGCGTGCTGGTCTCGGAGCTCTCGGGCCGCAGCAGCATCCTTTTCAAGGCCAGGGAGAAGGGGTTTGAGCGCCTGGAGGAGGTGGAGGCACAGAAGGTCGTGGAGCGCATAAAGGCCCTGGAGAGCCAGGGCTTTCAGTATGATGGGGCCGAGGCCTCCTTTGAACTGCTCCTCCACCGGGCGCAGCCGGGATACAAACCCCCCTTTGAGCTGGTGGACTTCCTGGTGGTGGTGGAAAAGCGCCGCCGTCCCCCCCAGGCGGGGGAGGAGGGCCTGCTGGCCGAGGCCATGGTCAAGGTGAAGGTGGAGGGGGAGCTGGTCCACACCGCCGCCGAGGGGAACGGCCCTGTCAATGCCCTGGACGCGGCCTTGAGGAAGGCCCTGGTCCGCTTCTACCCCGCCCTGGAGAGGGTTAAGCTGGTGGACTACAAGGTGCGCATCCTGGAGGAGAGCGCGGGAACGGCGGCCCAGGTGAGGGTGCTCATTGAGTCCAGCGATGGGGAGGCGGAGTGGCGGACGGTGGGGGCCTCTCCCAACATCATTGAGGCCAGCTGGCAGGCCCTGACCGATAGCCTGGAATACTGGCTGTGGAAAAGGGCCTGA